The Flammeovirga pectinis genomic interval ATCTTGTACCATACAAAACTCTTTTATCTTTTAGTAAAAATGTATTTCTAGCAATGGGCTGTCCTGAAAAGGATGCTGAATTAGCTTCTAATGTGTTACTATCTGCTGATTTAAGAGGTGTCGATTCTCATGGTGTTGCTAGATTAATTGGATATGTTAGACTTTGGGAAGCAGGTAGAATAAACCCTACTCCAAAAGTTAAAATTGTACACGAAACTCCAAGTACTGCTACTGTAGATGGAGATGCAGGACTAGGTTTAGTTGTTGCACCACAAGCAATGCAAATTGCTATTGATAAGGCCGAAAAAGTAGGCACTGGATGGGTTTCCGTTAAAAACTCTAATCATTATGGAATTGCAGGTTATCATGCTATGATGGCTTTAGAACATGATATGATTGGAATCTCTATGACGAATGCAAGCCCTTTAGTATCCCCAACTTTCTCTACAGAAAGACTACTTGGTACTAACCCAATAGCAATGGCAATCCCTGCTGGCGAAGAACCTCCATTCGTAGCTGACTTTGCTACAACTACTGCTGCAAATGGAAAATTAGAGATTCTTCAACGCAAGGAAGAGGATGCTCCTGTTGGTTGGGTGCAAGATAAAGAAGGTGTTTCTACAACAAATGCTGCTGCTCTAAAAAGTGGCGGAGCATTACTACCATTAGGAAGTGATAGAGTTAGAAGTAGTCATAAAGGGTATTGTTTAGGAAGTATGGTAGATATTTTATCTTCT includes:
- a CDS encoding Ldh family oxidoreductase, which translates into the protein MSDNTNLVPYKTLLSFSKNVFLAMGCPEKDAELASNVLLSADLRGVDSHGVARLIGYVRLWEAGRINPTPKVKIVHETPSTATVDGDAGLGLVVAPQAMQIAIDKAEKVGTGWVSVKNSNHYGIAGYHAMMALEHDMIGISMTNASPLVSPTFSTERLLGTNPIAMAIPAGEEPPFVADFATTTAANGKLEILQRKEEDAPVGWVQDKEGVSTTNAAALKSGGALLPLGSDRVRSSHKGYCLGSMVDILSSVLSGAGYGPWAPPFVSFLPLPEDPVGEGLGHFFGAMRVDGFRPKSEFKSHMDNWIRRFKNADTVEGQERVLIPGDPEREIQHERLTLGIPVLSPVIKDLEEVGSKFKLTL